One genomic region from Eublepharis macularius isolate TG4126 chromosome 18, MPM_Emac_v1.0, whole genome shotgun sequence encodes:
- the SPG21 gene encoding maspardin isoform X1, protein MFSLPRAPLSIMGEIKVSPDYNWFRSTVPLKKIIVDDDDSKVWSLYDAGPRSIRCPLIFLPPVSGTADVFFQQILALSGWGYRVIALQYPVYWDIFEFCDGFRKLLDHLQLDKVHLFGASLGGFLAQKFAEYTHKSPRVQSLILCNSFSDTSIFNQTWTANSFWLMPAFMLKKIVLGNFASGPVDPEMADGIDFMVDRLESLGQSELASRLTLNCQNSYVEPHKIRDIPVTIMDVFDQSALSTEAKEEMYKLYPNARRAHLKTGGNFPYLCRSAEVNLYVQIHLLQFHGTRYAAIDPSMVSAEELEVQKANLQASSDQEQA, encoded by the exons AT GTTTTCCTTACCTCGGGCTCCTCTCTCCATCATGGGAGAGATTAAAGTCTCTCCGGACTATAACTGGTTTAGAAGCACAGTTCCTCTTAAAAAG ATTATAGTAGATGATGACGACAGTAAAGTTTGGTCACTGTATGATGCGGGACCTCGCAGTATCAGGTGCCCCCTTATATTTCTCCCACCGGTCAGTGGCACAGCGGATGTGTTCTTTCAGCAGATCTTAGCCTTGTCTGGATGGGGCTACAGAGTCATTGCT TTGCAGTATCCAGTTTACTGGGATATTTTTGAGTTCTGCGATGGATTCAGAAAATTATTAGATCATCTACAGCTGGATAAA GTTCACCTATTTGGCGCATCTTTGGGAGGCTTCCTTGCCCAGAAATTTGCTGAATATACCCATAAATCGCCCAGAGTGCAGTCTCTGATTCTGTGCAATTCTTTCAGTGACACATCAATCTTCAACCAGACATGGACAGCAAACAG CTTTTGGCTAATGCCTGCCTTTATGCTGAAGAAAATTGTACTTGGGAACTTCGCTTCTGGCCCTGTAGATCCAGAAATGGCTGATGGAATTGATTTCATGGTTGATAGG TTGGAAAGCCTGGGTCAAAGCGAGCTTGCCTCAAGACTTACCCTCAATTGCCAGAATTCATATGTGGAACCTCACAAAATCAGAGACATTCCTGTAACTATCATGGAC gtctttgacCAGAGTGCCCTTTCaactgaagcaaaggaagaaATGTATAAGCTGTATCCCAACGCCAGGAGGGCCCACCTCAAGACGGGAGGCAACTTCCCGTATCTCTGCAGAAGTGCCGAGGTCAATCTCTATGTCCAA ATACACTTACTGCAGTTCCACGGTACCAGATATGCTGCAATTGATCCCTCCATGGTCAGTGCAGAAGAACTTGAAGTCCAGAAAGCCAATCTCCAAGCCAGCAGTGACCAAGAACAGGCATAG
- the ANKDD1A gene encoding ankyrin repeat and death domain-containing protein 1A has product MEDDLASEEDTLLLSEKELHDAAKRNDTARMEELIKRGVDVKAKNNIDRTALHWAAGAGHEQAVRLLLDHDALLDDEDIFGMSALLLSAWFGHLRVLQVLVNAGAKTSCANKNGRNLLHCAAQRGHLRVIEFIMEDLEDVRVDKKDKMDRTAFHLAAENGHLEVVEFLIGCGCNYRIEDKEKNTALHVAAKNGHTGVVQKLIEVRMSLDEKNIEGLTPLHLAAEGGHLEGMKLLLEAGCDINAQTQKKMTCLHYSALNGSEDMTRVLIDAGIQTDALNYQNASAMHTAVLQNHPAIVKLLIDAECDLDIPDYRQQSPLHIAAEHGRQDIAEMVLIAGVNLKRTDKQGKTSLDIAARGNHVNLADMIIKADRFYKWEKDNLNSDSDSWVAKHLTFKQDHRLETQHIRSVIWRLATKYLHPGEWKKLAHYWKFTDSHIRAIEHQWTGTKSYREHGHRMLLIWLHGVIMAGENPTKGLYEGLVGIGRQDLAESIRKQANADVASPRKCTAM; this is encoded by the exons ATGGAGGACGACCTGGCTTCCGAGGAGGACACCC TGCTCCTTTCAGAAAAAGAGCTCCACGACGCAGCCAAACGAAATGACACGGCGCGCATGGAAGAGCTGATCAAGAGGGGGGTGGACGTCAAAGCCAAGAATAAC ATAGACCGGACCGCTCTCCACTGGGCTGCAGGAGCAGGGCATGAACAGGCCGTGCGGCTTCTGCTGGACCACGATGCCTTGTTGGATGATGAGGACATT TTTGGAATGAGCGCACTTCTTCTGTCTGCTTGGTTCGGCCATCTCCGTGTTCTTCAGGTTCTCGTAAATGCCGGCGCCAAAACCAGCTGTGCGAACAAG AATGGCCGCAACTTGCTGCATTGCGCCGCGCAGAGGGGTCACCTCAGAGTGATTGAGTTCATCATGGAAGATCTGGAAGATGTCCGGGTGGATAAGAAAGACAAG ATGGACAGAACCGCATTTCACCTGGCTGCAGAAAACGGGCATCTGGAGGTGGTGGAGTTCCTGATTGGCTGTGGTTGTAATTACCGCATCGAAGATAAG GAGAAGAATACAGCTTTGCATGTAGCCGCAAAGAATGGACATACAGGGGTGGTCCAGAAACTCATAGAGGTCAGGATGAGCCTTGATGAAAAGAACATA GAAGGGTTGACCCCACTGCACTTGGCTGCCGAAGGGGGTCATCTTGAGGGCATGAAGCTGCTCTTGGAAGCAGGATGTGACATTAATGCCCAAACGCAG AAAAAGATGACCTGCCTTCATTACTCTGCACTGAATGGCTCTGAAGATATGACGAGAGTCTTGATTGATGCTGGAATCCAGACAGATGCACTGAATTAT CAAAATGCATCAGCTATGCACACTGCGGTGCTACAGAACCACCCAGCCATTGTTAAACTTCTCATTGATGCCGAATGTGACCTGGACATCCCTGACTAT AGGCAGCAAAGCCCCCTTCATATTGCTGCAGAACATGGAAGGCAGGACATTGCTGAGATGGTTCTTATTGCCGGGGTGAACTTAAAACGAACAGACAAG CAAGGGAAAACATCCCTGGATATTGCTGCTCGGGGCAACCATGTCAACCTAGCCGATATGATCATCAAAGCAGACAGGTTTTATAAATGGGAGAAG GATAACCTGAACAGCGACTCGGATTCCTGGGTAGCCAAGCACTTAACTTTCAAGCAAGACCACCGTCTGGAGACACAGCACATCCGTTCAGTCATTTGGAGGCTTGCGACCAAATATCTCCATCCCGGCGAGTGGAAAAAGTTAGCGCACTATTGGAAGTTCACCGACTCCCACATCCGAGCCATTGAACACCAGTGGACAG GAACCAAAAGCTATAGAGAACATGGCCATAGGATGCTGCTGATATGGCTTCATGGAGTGATCATGGCAGGTGAAAACCCAACCAAAGGACTGTATGAAGGACTAGTGGGCATTGGCCGGCAAGATTTGGCAG AAAGCATCAGGAAGCAAGCAAACGCCGATGTTGCTTCTCCAAGGAAGTGTACAGCAATGTAA
- the SPG21 gene encoding maspardin isoform X2, giving the protein MGEIKVSPDYNWFRSTVPLKKIIVDDDDSKVWSLYDAGPRSIRCPLIFLPPVSGTADVFFQQILALSGWGYRVIALQYPVYWDIFEFCDGFRKLLDHLQLDKVHLFGASLGGFLAQKFAEYTHKSPRVQSLILCNSFSDTSIFNQTWTANSFWLMPAFMLKKIVLGNFASGPVDPEMADGIDFMVDRLESLGQSELASRLTLNCQNSYVEPHKIRDIPVTIMDVFDQSALSTEAKEEMYKLYPNARRAHLKTGGNFPYLCRSAEVNLYVQIHLLQFHGTRYAAIDPSMVSAEELEVQKANLQASSDQEQA; this is encoded by the exons ATGGGAGAGATTAAAGTCTCTCCGGACTATAACTGGTTTAGAAGCACAGTTCCTCTTAAAAAG ATTATAGTAGATGATGACGACAGTAAAGTTTGGTCACTGTATGATGCGGGACCTCGCAGTATCAGGTGCCCCCTTATATTTCTCCCACCGGTCAGTGGCACAGCGGATGTGTTCTTTCAGCAGATCTTAGCCTTGTCTGGATGGGGCTACAGAGTCATTGCT TTGCAGTATCCAGTTTACTGGGATATTTTTGAGTTCTGCGATGGATTCAGAAAATTATTAGATCATCTACAGCTGGATAAA GTTCACCTATTTGGCGCATCTTTGGGAGGCTTCCTTGCCCAGAAATTTGCTGAATATACCCATAAATCGCCCAGAGTGCAGTCTCTGATTCTGTGCAATTCTTTCAGTGACACATCAATCTTCAACCAGACATGGACAGCAAACAG CTTTTGGCTAATGCCTGCCTTTATGCTGAAGAAAATTGTACTTGGGAACTTCGCTTCTGGCCCTGTAGATCCAGAAATGGCTGATGGAATTGATTTCATGGTTGATAGG TTGGAAAGCCTGGGTCAAAGCGAGCTTGCCTCAAGACTTACCCTCAATTGCCAGAATTCATATGTGGAACCTCACAAAATCAGAGACATTCCTGTAACTATCATGGAC gtctttgacCAGAGTGCCCTTTCaactgaagcaaaggaagaaATGTATAAGCTGTATCCCAACGCCAGGAGGGCCCACCTCAAGACGGGAGGCAACTTCCCGTATCTCTGCAGAAGTGCCGAGGTCAATCTCTATGTCCAA ATACACTTACTGCAGTTCCACGGTACCAGATATGCTGCAATTGATCCCTCCATGGTCAGTGCAGAAGAACTTGAAGTCCAGAAAGCCAATCTCCAAGCCAGCAGTGACCAAGAACAGGCATAG